One part of the Methanococcoides sp. AM1 genome encodes these proteins:
- a CDS encoding DNA-directed RNA polymerase subunit B'', with product MQHHIDSYNKFTKSGLQKIIDEQGIIETDLEDIYVKLGKIRVENPVVKEADGAIEKLYPNEGRLRNLSYSAPLFLEMSVVQNGEEQEPREAKIGQLPVMIKSDICNLVGINDAEMIQHGEDPLDPGGYFIVNGTERVVMTLEDLAPNKILAEFGERYGDTIEVAKVFSQRRGYRALVVVERGRKSLLEVSFPSISGRINFITLIRALGIETDEDVVKVVSTDQEIMKFMFENLEEAEVDTIEDAIEKIGGRVASGQAREYQMKRANYVIDRYLLPHLGNDPADRIAKAHFLGRMAESCFELALGRRAGDDKDHYSNKRLKLTGDLMEDLFRVAFNRLARDVKYQLERANMRNRELNVATLVRADVLTDRLQHPLATGNWVGGRSGVSQLLDRTDYISTLSHLRRVISPLSRAQPHFEARDLHPTQWGRLCPSETPEGPNCGLVKNFAQMVELSTGAEEIDAIKNILYGVGVVPVELYVPEKVLDFSGDAIYAEELDIAPVETVKPEVEYHDIMDENADPIGDDKPEEVVQ from the coding sequence GTGCAGCATCACATTGACTCTTACAACAAGTTCACCAAATCTGGTCTCCAGAAGATCATTGATGAGCAAGGTATAATCGAGACAGATCTTGAAGATATCTATGTAAAGCTTGGTAAGATAAGGGTGGAAAATCCGGTAGTTAAGGAAGCTGACGGTGCAATTGAGAAATTGTATCCAAATGAAGGAAGGTTACGTAATCTTTCTTACTCAGCTCCCCTTTTCCTGGAGATGTCTGTTGTACAGAATGGTGAGGAGCAGGAACCAAGGGAAGCCAAGATCGGTCAGCTTCCTGTAATGATCAAATCGGATATCTGTAATCTTGTTGGCATAAATGACGCTGAAATGATCCAACATGGTGAAGATCCGCTCGATCCCGGAGGATATTTCATAGTAAATGGTACCGAGCGTGTTGTAATGACCCTCGAGGACCTTGCACCTAATAAGATACTTGCCGAGTTCGGTGAGCGTTATGGTGATACTATCGAGGTTGCAAAAGTATTCTCTCAGAGGAGGGGCTACAGGGCTCTGGTAGTTGTGGAAAGAGGGCGTAAATCCCTGTTGGAAGTTTCTTTCCCATCCATATCCGGTCGTATAAACTTCATCACATTGATACGTGCTCTTGGAATTGAGACCGATGAGGATGTTGTAAAGGTGGTTTCTACCGACCAGGAGATCATGAAGTTCATGTTCGAGAACCTTGAGGAAGCTGAAGTGGACACCATCGAGGATGCTATCGAGAAGATCGGTGGCCGTGTTGCTTCAGGCCAGGCAAGGGAATACCAGATGAAGCGTGCAAATTACGTAATTGACCGTTATCTGCTCCCACATCTGGGTAACGATCCTGCAGACCGGATCGCAAAAGCCCACTTCCTTGGAAGGATGGCGGAATCATGCTTCGAACTTGCACTTGGAAGGCGAGCTGGCGATGATAAGGATCACTATTCTAACAAGAGGTTGAAACTTACAGGTGACCTGATGGAAGATCTGTTCAGGGTAGCATTCAACCGTCTTGCACGCGATGTTAAATACCAGCTCGAGAGGGCGAATATGAGGAACAGGGAACTGAACGTAGCAACTCTTGTTCGTGCAGATGTACTTACTGACCGTCTGCAGCATCCTCTTGCCACAGGTAACTGGGTAGGCGGAAGAAGTGGTGTTTCACAGTTGCTTGACCGTACAGACTACATTTCCACTCTGTCTCACTTAAGACGTGTGATCTCACCATTGTCAAGAGCACAGCCTCACTTCGAGGCCCGTGATCTGCACCCAACACAGTGGGGTCGTCTTTGTCCGTCAGAGACTCCTGAAGGTCCAAACTGTGGTCTTGTGAAGAACTTTGCCCAGATGGTCGAACTCTCCACAGGCGCTGAAGAGATTGATGCTATCAAGAACATCCTTTATGGGGTTGGAGTTGTTCCTGTTGAACTATATGTTCCTGAGAAAGTGCTTGATTTCTCAGGTGATGCGATCTATGCAGAAGAGCTTGATATAGCACCTGTAGAGACTGTAAAACCAGAGGTTGAATATCATGATATTATGGATGAGAACGCTGATCCTATCGGCGATGATAAACCAGAGGAGGTTGTTCAATGA
- a CDS encoding DNA-directed RNA polymerase subunit H gives MSKFSLLDHELIPNHEIMDEDELRTVLKHFNVEREQLPKLKVTDPIAQEIDAMPGDVVKITRKSQTAGEALYYRYVIE, from the coding sequence TTGAGTAAGTTCAGCCTGCTTGACCACGAATTGATCCCCAATCATGAGATAATGGACGAGGATGAATTAAGGACTGTCCTGAAGCACTTTAATGTAGAGAGGGAGCAGTTGCCGAAATTAAAAGTAACAGATCCTATTGCACAGGAGATCGATGCGATGCCTGGTGATGTTGTTAAGATCACTCGCAAAAGTCAGACTGCAGGTGAAGCACTGTATTACAGATATGTAATAGAGTGA
- a CDS encoding adenosylhomocysteinase, which produces MSEKELIESGDMKIGWVRNHMPVLSIIRENFEREQPLKGHKIAMALHVEAKTAALVETLAIGGAEVAITGCNPLSTQDDVSAALNTRENIDCYAKYDCCGDEYYEAIDKVLDMKPDITIDDGADLIFKLHTERQDMLPDILGGCEETTTGIHRLKAMEKDGALKMPVIAVNDAMTKFLFDNRYGTGQSSWDGIMRTTNLLVAGKTVVIGGYGWCGKGAALRASGLGADVVVTEIDPIRALEARMDGHRVMSMAEAAKYGDIFVTTTGNVDVLTRKHFEVMKDGAILANSGHFNVEINLEELTAMADSINIVRKNIKEYNVAGRKINVLADGRLVNLAAGDGHPAEVMDMSFANQAQCVKYIADNKLEAGVHPVPRDLDIYVAELKLKSLGIDIDELEPHQTEYMEGWECGT; this is translated from the coding sequence ATGAGTGAAAAAGAACTGATAGAATCCGGTGATATGAAGATCGGCTGGGTGCGTAATCACATGCCTGTGCTATCTATCATCAGGGAGAACTTTGAGCGCGAGCAGCCTCTTAAAGGGCATAAGATCGCAATGGCGCTTCATGTCGAGGCAAAGACCGCTGCTCTTGTTGAGACCCTTGCAATAGGTGGTGCAGAGGTAGCTATTACCGGCTGTAACCCACTGAGCACACAGGATGATGTCTCAGCTGCCCTCAATACCAGGGAAAACATTGATTGTTATGCTAAATACGATTGTTGTGGCGATGAATATTATGAAGCCATTGACAAAGTGCTTGATATGAAACCTGACATCACTATTGATGATGGTGCAGATCTTATTTTCAAGCTTCACACCGAGCGTCAGGACATGCTTCCTGATATCCTTGGTGGCTGTGAGGAAACCACTACTGGTATCCACAGGCTTAAGGCAATGGAAAAGGACGGTGCCCTGAAGATGCCGGTAATTGCTGTCAACGATGCAATGACCAAGTTCCTTTTCGATAACCGCTATGGTACCGGTCAGTCCTCCTGGGATGGTATCATGAGGACCACTAATCTTCTTGTTGCAGGAAAGACCGTTGTAATTGGTGGGTATGGCTGGTGTGGAAAGGGTGCAGCACTTCGTGCATCCGGACTTGGTGCTGATGTCGTTGTGACCGAGATCGACCCTATACGGGCACTCGAAGCACGTATGGATGGCCACCGTGTAATGTCAATGGCAGAAGCTGCAAAGTATGGTGATATCTTTGTGACAACTACTGGTAACGTGGATGTCCTTACAAGGAAGCACTTTGAAGTTATGAAAGATGGTGCAATTCTTGCAAACTCCGGTCACTTCAATGTGGAGATCAACCTTGAAGAACTCACTGCAATGGCAGATTCTATCAATATCGTCAGGAAGAACATCAAGGAGTATAATGTTGCCGGCAGGAAGATCAACGTACTTGCTGATGGAAGGCTTGTGAACCTTGCAGCAGGCGACGGTCACCCTGCAGAGGTTATGGACATGAGCTTTGCAAACCAGGCACAGTGTGTTAAGTACATTGCTGACAACAAGCTGGAGGCTGGCGTACATCCGGTTCCTCGTGATCTTGACATTTATGTTGCCGAGTTGAAGCTAAAGTCACTCGGAATAGATATCGATGAACTTGAACCCCATCAGACCGAATACATGGAAGGTTGGGAGTGCGGGACATAA
- a CDS encoding amidohydrolase family protein gives MADIIIKNGYILTMDPSLENIKNGVVVIEDGRITDVCEKTEETAETVIDAQGSVVMPGFVNTHTHAGMTLFRGYADDLALSDWLENHIWPAEAELTASDVYAGTRLACLEMVKSGTIAFADMYFFMEEVGKVVESSGLRAALSYGMIELWDEEKGKTELKKGRSFVNEWNGRAGGRISAMYGPHAPNTCSKEFLMKVREQATEDNAKIHIHVLETEAELNQMKEQYGMCSVNMLDSIDFFGPDVLAAHCVWLSDGDMDILRNNNVNISHNPVSNMKLASGIAPITKLLDRGANVCLGTDGCASNNNLGMFEEMKTAALLQKVDTMDPMALPARQVLEMATVNGAKALGINSGMIRKGYNADVIIVDMNKAHLNPLYDVPSHLVYSAGSSDVRTTIVNGKVLMDDYRVLCMDEQKVIDEGRDAAEKLMSRVDAKK, from the coding sequence ATGGCTGATATCATAATAAAGAACGGTTATATTCTGACGATGGATCCGTCGTTGGAGAACATCAAAAATGGTGTTGTTGTTATAGAAGATGGCAGGATCACGGATGTATGCGAAAAGACAGAAGAGACTGCTGAAACTGTAATAGATGCACAAGGCAGCGTTGTGATGCCTGGTTTTGTGAACACTCACACCCATGCAGGAATGACACTTTTCAGGGGATATGCTGATGATCTCGCTCTTTCTGACTGGCTGGAGAACCATATATGGCCGGCAGAAGCTGAACTGACAGCTTCTGATGTTTATGCAGGCACTCGTCTTGCATGTCTTGAAATGGTAAAAAGTGGAACCATCGCGTTTGCAGATATGTACTTCTTCATGGAAGAAGTTGGGAAAGTAGTTGAAAGTTCAGGCCTTCGTGCTGCCCTGTCCTATGGTATGATCGAGCTATGGGATGAGGAGAAAGGCAAAACCGAACTGAAGAAAGGCAGATCATTCGTTAATGAGTGGAATGGTAGGGCAGGTGGCAGGATATCTGCCATGTATGGTCCACATGCTCCGAATACATGTTCAAAGGAATTCCTTATGAAGGTAAGGGAGCAGGCAACTGAGGACAATGCAAAGATCCACATCCATGTTCTTGAAACTGAAGCGGAACTGAACCAGATGAAAGAACAGTATGGTATGTGCTCTGTGAACATGCTGGACAGCATTGATTTCTTTGGTCCCGATGTTCTTGCAGCACATTGTGTGTGGCTTTCTGATGGTGATATGGATATTCTGCGCAACAATAATGTTAATATTTCACATAATCCTGTAAGCAACATGAAGCTGGCATCAGGTATTGCTCCTATTACGAAGTTGCTCGATCGCGGAGCGAACGTCTGTCTTGGTACCGATGGTTGTGCCTCCAACAATAATCTTGGCATGTTCGAGGAGATGAAGACTGCAGCGTTGCTCCAGAAAGTTGATACTATGGATCCGATGGCACTTCCTGCAAGGCAGGTGCTTGAGATGGCTACGGTCAACGGCGCAAAGGCACTGGGCATTAACAGCGGAATGATAAGGAAAGGTTATAATGCAGATGTTATTATTGTTGACATGAACAAAGCACATTTGAATCCATTATATGATGTTCCTTCTCACCTAGTGTACTCGGCTGGTAGCAGTGATGTGAGAACTACTATTGTAAATGGTAAAGTGCTTATGGATGATTACAGGGTCCTTTGCATGGATGAGCAGAAGGTTATCGATGAGGGTCGGGATGCAGCAGAGAAACTGATGTCCCGCGTGGATGCGAAGAAATAA
- a CDS encoding HD domain-containing protein, whose protein sequence is MDLIDRTREFVAGVLADEPSSHEMSHIERVESTCMEILAKEGGDLQVIRLAALLHDVGVVREHREGGDHAEYSSEIAREFLLSEGVDTPTVDHVVSCIRTHRFSRGHKAESLEGQILQDADRIDALGAIGIFRAVMSMGALRCLKHASGVEKASSRNAYAEDPLDGFAEYMEMKPFKIINRLNTAAAREIAEDRLKIMHQYLDALEDETSSDNMYRCHNG, encoded by the coding sequence ATGGATCTGATCGACAGGACCCGGGAATTTGTTGCAGGCGTGCTTGCCGATGAGCCGAGTTCTCATGAGATGTCACACATCGAGCGTGTGGAATCCACTTGTATGGAGATACTGGCAAAAGAAGGCGGTGACCTTCAGGTCATCAGACTTGCAGCTTTGCTTCATGATGTGGGTGTTGTCAGGGAGCATCGGGAAGGCGGTGATCATGCTGAATACAGTTCAGAGATCGCCCGTGAGTTCCTTTTAAGCGAAGGTGTTGATACTCCTACGGTCGATCACGTAGTTTCCTGTATAAGGACCCATAGGTTCAGCCGCGGACATAAAGCGGAATCTCTTGAAGGTCAGATATTGCAGGATGCAGATCGTATTGATGCTCTTGGTGCTATTGGGATATTCAGGGCAGTTATGTCCATGGGTGCATTGCGATGTTTGAAGCATGCCAGCGGGGTAGAGAAAGCTTCTTCAAGGAATGCCTATGCTGAAGATCCTCTGGATGGCTTTGCCGAGTATATGGAAATGAAACCTTTTAAAATAATAAACAGATTAAATACTGCCGCTGCAAGAGAGATCGCAGAGGATAGGCTTAAGATAATGCATCAATATCTTGATGCATTGGAGGATGAGACATCTTCCGATAACATGTACAGGTGTCATAATGGCTGA
- a CDS encoding 4-phosphopantoate--beta-alanine ligase gives MSEIPKDHPRYASLITREKIVEGVELGITSQQGLVAQGRGECFDYLTGEQTTASALLAEKVSVAMLLLAERPVLSVNGNAAALVPDSLVKLSEVTGAPLEVNLFHRSEERVNRIINHLKGHGASEVMGSKADARLELPHSRAIVDSEGIYNADVVLVPLEDGDRCQALVDMGKSVITIDLNPLSRTSRTANVTIVDNVVRAVDNMIDLFSELKELDEAELRKMVGDYDNSRTLSDAVQQMIRKLEELSDT, from the coding sequence ATGAGCGAGATCCCGAAAGATCATCCAAGATACGCTTCCCTCATAACAAGGGAGAAGATCGTCGAAGGTGTCGAACTGGGAATAACAAGTCAGCAGGGGCTGGTCGCACAGGGTCGGGGCGAATGCTTCGATTACCTGACCGGTGAGCAGACCACTGCCTCTGCTCTTTTGGCAGAGAAGGTCAGTGTTGCCATGTTGCTCCTTGCGGAGCGACCGGTGCTATCGGTGAATGGCAATGCTGCTGCACTTGTTCCTGATTCTCTTGTAAAGCTCTCTGAAGTTACAGGTGCACCCCTTGAGGTGAACCTGTTCCACAGGAGCGAAGAACGTGTCAACCGGATAATCAACCACCTTAAAGGGCACGGTGCATCGGAAGTTATGGGGAGCAAGGCAGATGCACGTCTTGAATTGCCGCACAGCAGGGCGATCGTGGACAGTGAAGGCATCTACAATGCAGATGTTGTACTTGTCCCGCTTGAAGATGGTGATCGATGTCAGGCACTTGTGGATATGGGTAAAAGTGTGATAACTATCGACTTGAATCCACTATCAAGAACATCTCGTACTGCGAATGTTACTATTGTTGATAATGTGGTTCGTGCTGTGGATAACATGATCGATCTTTTCTCTGAGCTGAAAGAGCTTGATGAGGCTGAACTACGCAAAATGGTCGGTGACTATGACAATTCCCGTACACTTTCCGATGCTGTGCAGCAGATGATAAGAAAACTTGAAGAACTTTCAGATACGTGA
- a CDS encoding prohibitin family protein, whose product MVMEDEWDIKDPKEGKESPIPEIKIPPMAGIVLRGAAILLTILIIFSVLFGSIFVSIGAGEVGVKFSQFGGVQDDELGEGLHIVPPWVSVTKYSVRSEVYTMSARSSEGEVTGDDQINALTNEGLTLGLDISVRYRLVSEDASEVHTKLGTGYAEKIIRPTIKSVIREVVSRNTAMEVYGEQRELVATEMVDEMEAALLEDGIIVEEVLLRNVRLPEKVADAIESKLQADQEAQRMVFVKEKEQLEAERKIIEANGAANATIVRATGEAEALRLINAELAKNPKLINYKYIQMLEGQEVQTLIVPADQGIILDATA is encoded by the coding sequence ATGGTAATGGAAGATGAATGGGATATCAAAGATCCCAAAGAAGGTAAGGAATCCCCTATACCTGAAATAAAGATTCCGCCAATGGCAGGAATTGTTCTCCGTGGAGCGGCTATTCTTCTAACGATACTGATCATCTTTTCCGTATTGTTCGGATCGATCTTCGTATCTATAGGTGCTGGTGAAGTTGGTGTGAAGTTCAGCCAGTTCGGTGGTGTTCAGGATGATGAGCTTGGTGAAGGTCTGCATATTGTCCCTCCGTGGGTAAGTGTTACCAAATATTCTGTCAGGAGTGAAGTCTACACTATGAGTGCAAGATCTTCTGAAGGTGAAGTTACGGGTGATGATCAGATCAATGCACTAACGAATGAAGGATTGACCCTTGGTCTTGATATCAGTGTAAGGTACAGGCTTGTTTCAGAGGATGCGAGTGAGGTCCATACAAAGCTTGGTACTGGCTATGCAGAAAAGATCATAAGGCCTACGATAAAGTCCGTTATCAGGGAAGTTGTTTCCAGAAATACTGCCATGGAGGTCTATGGTGAACAAAGAGAACTGGTCGCAACCGAGATGGTTGATGAGATGGAAGCTGCTCTTCTTGAGGATGGTATAATTGTTGAAGAGGTTCTTCTAAGGAACGTCAGGTTGCCTGAAAAGGTGGCTGATGCTATTGAGTCCAAGCTTCAGGCAGATCAGGAAGCTCAGAGGATGGTCTTTGTGAAGGAAAAGGAACAACTTGAAGCTGAAAGGAAGATCATTGAGGCGAATGGTGCTGCTAATGCGACCATTGTCAGGGCGACCGGAGAGGCAGAGGCTTTGCGTCTGATAAATGCGGAACTTGCAAAGAATCCGAAACTTATCAACTACAAGTATATCCAGATGCTTGAGGGACAGGAAGTTCAGACCTTGATAGTTCCTGCTGATCAGGGAATTATCCTGGATGCTACTGCTTGA
- a CDS encoding pantoate kinase codes for MSIENSVGRAFAPGHITGFFEIHDDPDPRRKGSTGCGIVLDGGIDAIVTPGEEKTEIFLDGVSVKADTTLSLIGQLVDFPVHVECTSSIPIGCGFGASAAGALSTAYALNDAFSLGLTSNQLVEAVHIAEVSNGSGMGDVEGQYFGGVPIRKAPGCPPYGVLDRVPSPSFEVHCIVLGELSTGSVLNDDGLMSEINSAGRSALRSLLSLPTVTNFMEVSKQFTVKCGLASDRAMDAIEAVGAAGGMASQAMLGDTVFVCSVEDAKEDVLEVLSTFAEVTTYKVTSSYHHPGYF; via the coding sequence ATGTCAATTGAAAATTCTGTTGGCAGGGCCTTTGCTCCTGGTCATATTACAGGTTTTTTTGAGATACATGATGATCCCGATCCACGCAGGAAAGGATCAACCGGGTGTGGTATTGTCCTTGATGGGGGCATTGATGCCATTGTCACTCCTGGGGAGGAAAAAACGGAGATATTTCTCGATGGAGTCTCTGTTAAAGCAGATACTACACTTTCGTTGATAGGACAACTTGTGGACTTTCCTGTTCATGTGGAATGCACCTCGTCGATTCCCATAGGTTGCGGATTCGGTGCATCTGCCGCAGGTGCTCTTAGTACTGCTTATGCACTCAATGATGCCTTCTCGCTGGGCCTTACCTCCAATCAGCTTGTTGAAGCTGTCCATATTGCTGAGGTGAGCAATGGTAGTGGCATGGGGGACGTTGAAGGTCAGTATTTCGGGGGGGTTCCTATTAGAAAAGCACCGGGTTGCCCTCCTTATGGTGTTCTTGATCGTGTCCCTTCACCATCCTTTGAGGTTCATTGTATCGTACTTGGTGAACTTTCAACTGGTTCGGTGCTAAATGATGATGGACTTATGAGTGAGATCAATTCTGCAGGCAGGTCTGCATTGCGTTCTTTGCTGTCACTTCCTACAGTTACGAATTTCATGGAGGTCTCAAAACAGTTCACTGTAAAATGTGGTCTTGCGAGCGATCGTGCAATGGATGCTATCGAAGCAGTAGGTGCAGCAGGTGGTATGGCTTCTCAGGCAATGTTGGGAGATACCGTTTTTGTCTGCTCGGTTGAAGATGCAAAAGAGGATGTGTTAGAAGTACTTTCGACTTTTGCAGAGGTTACTACTTATAAGGTAACTTCGTCTTATCACCATCCTGGATATTTTTGA
- the coaBC gene encoding bifunctional phosphopantothenoylcysteine decarboxylase/phosphopantothenate--cysteine ligase CoaBC, with the protein MKMSRHPTIWIKGQSSASLSGKVIVIAVTGSIAAVRVVELARELIRNGAEVYAVMSKEAQHILHPYALHYATGHDVITEITGEVEHVKFFGSEGCADLLLVAPATANTIGKMAYGIDDTPVTTFATTAMGSGTPVIVVPAMHNSMYEHPAVMENINKLQDWDITFVGPHLNEGIAKIASNDQITLAVERSLGSSTLAGKKVIITSGATAEAIDPIRIITNRASGRTGREIALEFYRRGAEVTVVHNGRFDSEGVNEILVESAGEMIDATLRELEHGYDMLISAAAISDYTLDAQDNKIRSGGELNLKFRSTRKLIREVRDAYPDISIVGFKAEAGITEDELITRAKESLIAAELDMVVANEVSITGMGTVENDVHIISAGDDGITHVSGNKRLIAETLADNVEDMFGKRESDVN; encoded by the coding sequence ATGAAAATGTCACGTCATCCTACTATATGGATAAAAGGGCAGAGCAGTGCTTCCCTTTCCGGAAAGGTCATCGTTATTGCTGTTACCGGCAGTATAGCTGCAGTACGTGTTGTTGAACTTGCACGTGAACTTATACGCAACGGTGCAGAGGTTTATGCTGTAATGAGCAAAGAGGCGCAACATATCCTTCATCCTTATGCATTGCATTACGCCACTGGTCACGATGTCATCACTGAGATCACCGGTGAAGTTGAGCATGTGAAGTTCTTCGGCTCAGAAGGATGTGCAGATCTTCTCCTGGTCGCACCTGCAACTGCTAATACCATCGGCAAGATGGCATATGGGATAGATGATACTCCTGTTACGACGTTTGCAACCACGGCCATGGGCTCCGGTACGCCTGTGATCGTTGTTCCTGCTATGCACAATTCGATGTATGAACATCCGGCTGTGATGGAAAATATAAACAAGCTTCAGGATTGGGACATAACCTTTGTAGGTCCTCATCTTAATGAAGGAATTGCAAAGATAGCATCCAATGACCAGATCACACTTGCAGTAGAACGTTCTCTTGGCAGCAGTACACTTGCAGGAAAAAAAGTGATCATAACAAGTGGTGCAACTGCAGAGGCCATTGATCCTATCAGGATTATCACCAATCGTGCATCAGGCCGTACCGGCAGGGAGATAGCTCTGGAATTCTACCGCAGGGGAGCGGAGGTTACTGTGGTCCACAATGGCAGGTTCGACTCTGAAGGTGTGAATGAGATCCTGGTCGAAAGCGCAGGGGAGATGATCGATGCAACTCTCAGGGAACTTGAACATGGCTATGATATGTTGATAAGTGCAGCAGCGATCTCAGACTACACTCTTGATGCTCAGGACAATAAGATAAGATCAGGTGGTGAGCTGAACCTGAAATTCAGGAGTACCCGTAAGCTCATAAGAGAAGTACGTGATGCTTATCCCGATATTTCCATTGTTGGATTCAAGGCAGAGGCCGGCATTACAGAGGATGAGCTGATAACACGCGCAAAGGAATCTTTAATAGCTGCTGAACTTGACATGGTGGTCGCAAACGAGGTGAGCATCACCGGGATGGGAACCGTGGAAAATGACGTTCATATAATATCTGCAGGGGATGATGGGATCACTCATGTCAGTGGAAATAAGCGGCTGATAGCTGAAACACTGGCAGATAATGTGGAAGATATGTTTGGGAAAAGAGAGTCCGATGTCAATTGA
- a CDS encoding Vms1/Ankzf1 family peptidyl-tRNA hydrolase, translated as MAGTKKVAGNLNTFFNKYSGKEKLEDEIDKLQSHILELEIDRKRFEKNETNAKRALAAKQEAEEKLKAANVKIETLTHQLEEKKEEVSEEISFALIEEVTTPQMESYIEQLESIRSDRDSLLTAYITEKEMILNAGVSKDGIREIDQNSQYLIQKIKSDTGYALFYDRMQMVKEVVVPALPFERSYVEMSGSFGTGALKNTLIKDINVCILAAHAGESLIGISSDKTGFDEDMIIRSSVKAKHTKGGFSQRRFERLRDEDIDHHVEKVRNALKNMLEHAPVDIDMIIICGDTVLANYILENIDTDLPVMERNIDAKIEKHDTDSIIKSIFSCRRYKL; from the coding sequence ATGGCTGGAACAAAGAAAGTCGCAGGAAACCTGAACACATTTTTTAATAAGTATTCAGGAAAAGAAAAGCTGGAGGATGAGATCGACAAGCTCCAGTCACACATACTTGAGCTGGAGATCGACAGGAAGAGGTTTGAGAAGAACGAGACCAATGCAAAACGTGCCCTTGCTGCAAAACAGGAAGCAGAGGAAAAACTCAAAGCTGCTAACGTTAAGATCGAAACACTCACACACCAGCTTGAAGAGAAGAAAGAGGAAGTTTCTGAGGAAATCTCATTTGCTCTTATCGAAGAGGTCACAACGCCACAGATGGAATCCTACATTGAACAGCTGGAATCCATAAGATCTGATCGCGATTCACTGCTAACTGCCTACATTACTGAAAAAGAGATGATTTTGAACGCAGGAGTCTCAAAGGATGGTATTAGGGAGATAGACCAGAATAGCCAGTACCTGATACAAAAGATCAAAAGTGACACAGGATATGCACTGTTCTATGACAGGATGCAGATGGTAAAGGAGGTTGTAGTTCCTGCACTCCCATTTGAAAGAAGTTATGTAGAAATGTCCGGTTCGTTTGGGACCGGGGCGCTAAAGAACACGCTCATAAAGGACATTAATGTATGTATCCTCGCTGCCCACGCCGGAGAATCACTTATCGGCATATCTTCCGATAAGACCGGATTTGACGAAGATATGATCATCAGGAGCAGTGTCAAAGCCAAACATACAAAGGGTGGATTTAGCCAGAGGCGCTTTGAAAGGCTCAGGGATGAAGATATAGATCATCATGTGGAAAAGGTCAGGAACGCACTGAAGAACATGCTTGAGCATGCTCCTGTTGATATTGATATGATAATAATATGTGGAGACACTGTGCTGGCAAATTATATCCTTGAAAATATTGATACGGATTTACCAGTAATGGAAAGGAACATTGATGCAAAGATCGAAAAGCATGATACTGATAGCATAATAAAAAGTATCTTCAGCTGCCGCCGATATAAACTGTAA
- a CDS encoding 23S rRNA (uridine(2552)-2'-O)-methyltransferase — protein MARHRKDTYYWRAKDEGYRSRAAYKLFQINEKFKVIKEGDTIVDLGAAPGGWLEVAKKLSEGKVVGVDLRRIKEIEGVDTIKGDITSDVTIRKIIEMVGEDGADVVICDAAPNLSGNWSLDHARSIDLTTSALECAKKILKPQGHFIVKVFQGDMFKDYMDEVRKNFTFTKAYSPHASRDESAEIYVIGKKFLTAPLHKNDEFDVVIKEMGASGDGIAYVEDFVVFVKEAEKGKSVKIQITDVKPNFAFAKVIERYEEEGPK, from the coding sequence ATGGCAAGGCATAGAAAAGATACTTATTACTGGCGTGCAAAAGATGAAGGATATCGTTCGAGGGCAGCCTATAAGCTTTTCCAGATCAACGAGAAATTCAAGGTAATAAAGGAAGGAGACACTATTGTGGATCTTGGAGCTGCACCTGGCGGATGGCTCGAGGTCGCAAAGAAACTCTCCGAAGGAAAGGTCGTCGGAGTGGACCTTCGCCGCATCAAAGAGATCGAAGGTGTGGACACAATAAAAGGAGATATTACCTCGGATGTGACCATCAGGAAGATCATCGAAATGGTCGGAGAGGATGGAGCCGATGTTGTCATTTGTGATGCTGCACCAAATCTATCAGGTAACTGGAGCCTTGACCATGCACGTTCCATAGACCTTACAACTTCCGCACTGGAATGCGCAAAGAAGATACTCAAACCCCAGGGACATTTTATTGTGAAGGTTTTCCAGGGAGATATGTTCAAGGATTACATGGACGAGGTTCGAAAAAACTTCACATTTACCAAGGCATACTCACCACATGCATCAAGGGATGAAAGCGCAGAGATCTATGTGATCGGTAAGAAGTTCCTAACTGCACCTTTGCATAAGAACGATGAATTCGATGTCGTTATCAAAGAAATGGGCGCTTCCGGAGATGGTATTGCCTATGTTGAGGATTTCGTGGTCTTTGTTAAAGAAGCAGAAAAAGGTAAATCTGTGAAGATACAGATCACAGATGTCAAACCAAACTTTGCTTTTGCAAAGGTCATTGAACGTTATGAAGAGGAAGGCCCAAAATAA